A genomic region of Pongo pygmaeus isolate AG05252 chromosome 7, NHGRI_mPonPyg2-v2.0_pri, whole genome shotgun sequence contains the following coding sequences:
- the PDP1 gene encoding pyruvate dehyrogenase phosphatase catalytic subunit 1 isoform X2: MPAPTQLFFPLIRNCELSRIYGTACYCHHKHLCCSSSYIPQSRLRYTPHPAYATFCRPKENWWHYTQGRRYASTPQKFYLTPPQVNSILKANEYSFKVPEFDGKNVSSILGFDSNQLPANAPIEDRRSAATCLQTRGMLLGVFDGHAGCACSQAVSERLFYYIAVSLLPHETLLEIENAVESGRALLPILQWHKHPNDYFSKEASKLYFNSLRTYWQELIDLNTGESTDIDVKEALINAFKRLDNDISLEAQVGDPNSFLNYLVLRVAFSGATACVAHVDGVDLHVANTGDSRAMLGVQEEDGSWSALTLSNDHNAQNERELERLKLEHPKSEAKSVVKQDRLLGLLMPFRAFGDVKFKWSIDLQKRVIESGPDQLNDNEYTKFIPPNYHTPPYLTAEPEVTYHRLRPQDKFLVLATDGLWETMHRQDVVRIVGEYLTGMHHQQPIAVGGYKVTLGQMHGLLTERRTKMSSVFEDQNAATHLIRHAVGNNEFGTVDHERLSKMLSLPEELARMYRDDITIIVVQFNSHVVGAYQNQE, translated from the coding sequence ATGCCAGCACCAACTCAACTGTTTTTTCCTCTCATCCGTAACTGTGAACTGAGCAGGATCTATGGCACTGCATGTTACTGCCACCACAAACATCTCTGTTGTTCCTCATCGTACATTCCTCAGAGTCGACTGAGATACACACCTCATCCAGCATATGCTACCTTTTGCAGGCCAAAGGAGAACTGGTGGCACTACACCCAAGGAAGGAGATATGCTTCCACACCACAGAAATTTTACCTCACACCTCCACAAGTCAATAGCATCCTTAAAGCTAATGAATACAGTTTCAAAGTGCCAGAATTTGATGGCAAAAATGTCAGTTCTATCCTTGGATTTGACAGCAATCAGCTGCCTGCAAATGCACCCATTGAGGACCGGAGAAGTGCAGCAACCTGCTTGCAGACCAGAGGGATGCTTTTGGGGGTTTTTGATGGCCATGCAGGTTGTGCTTGTTCCCAGGCAGTCAGTGAAAGACTCTTTTATTATATTGCTGTCTCTTTGTTACCCCATGAAACTTTGCTAGAGATTGAAAATGCAGTGGAGAGTGGCCGGGCACTGCTACCCATTCTCCAGTGGCACAAGCACCCCAATGATTACTTTAGTAAGGAGGCATCCAAATTGTACTTTAACAGCTTGAGGACTTACTGGCAAGAGCTTATAGACCTCAACACTGGTGAGTCAACTGACATTGATGTTAAGGAGGCTCTAATTAATGCCTTCAAGAGGCTTGATAATGACATCTCCTTGGAGGCACAAGTTGGTGATCCTAATTCCTTTCTCAACTACCTGGTGCTTCGAGTGGCATTTTCCGGAGCCACTGCTTGTGTGGCCCATGTGGATGGTGTTGACCTTCATGTGGCCAATACTGGCGACAGCAGAGCCATGCTGGGTGTGCAGGAAGAGGACGGCTCATGGTCAGCGCTCACGCTGTCTAATGACCACAATGCTCAAAATGAAAGAGAACTAGAACGGCTGAAATTGGAACATCCAAAGAGTGAGGCCAAGAGTGTCGTGAAACAGGATCGGCTGCTTGGCTTGCTGATGCCATTTAGGGCATTTGGTGATGTAAAGTTCAAATGGAGCATTGACCTTCAAAAGAGAGTGATAGAATCTGGCCCAGACCAGTTGAATGACAATGAATATACCAAGTTTATTCCTCCTAATTATCACACACCTCCTTATCTCACTGCTGAGCCAGAGGTAACTTACCACCGATTAAGGCCACAGGATAAGTTTCTGGTGTTGGCTACTGATGGGTTGTGGGAGACTATGCATAGGCAGGATGTGGTTAGGATTGTGGGTGAGTACCTAACTGGCATGCATCACCAACAGCCAATAGCTGTTGGTGGCTACAAGGTGACTCTGGGACAGATGCACGGCCTTTTAACAGAAAGGAGAACCAAAATGTCCTCGGTATTTGAGGATCAGAACGCAGCAACCCATCTCATTCGCCACGCTGTGGGCAACAACGAGTTTGGGACTGTTGATCATGAGCGCCTCTCTAAAATGCTTAGTCTTCCTGAAGAGCTTGCTCGAATGTACAGAGATGACATTACAATCATTGTAGTTCAGTTCAATTCTCATGTCGTAGGGGCGTATCAAAACCAAGAATAG
- the PDP1 gene encoding pyruvate dehyrogenase phosphatase catalytic subunit 1 isoform X1, whose product MCVCPGPRRIGIPVRSSSLPLFSDAMPAPTQLFFPLIRNCELSRIYGTACYCHHKHLCCSSSYIPQSRLRYTPHPAYATFCRPKENWWHYTQGRRYASTPQKFYLTPPQVNSILKANEYSFKVPEFDGKNVSSILGFDSNQLPANAPIEDRRSAATCLQTRGMLLGVFDGHAGCACSQAVSERLFYYIAVSLLPHETLLEIENAVESGRALLPILQWHKHPNDYFSKEASKLYFNSLRTYWQELIDLNTGESTDIDVKEALINAFKRLDNDISLEAQVGDPNSFLNYLVLRVAFSGATACVAHVDGVDLHVANTGDSRAMLGVQEEDGSWSALTLSNDHNAQNERELERLKLEHPKSEAKSVVKQDRLLGLLMPFRAFGDVKFKWSIDLQKRVIESGPDQLNDNEYTKFIPPNYHTPPYLTAEPEVTYHRLRPQDKFLVLATDGLWETMHRQDVVRIVGEYLTGMHHQQPIAVGGYKVTLGQMHGLLTERRTKMSSVFEDQNAATHLIRHAVGNNEFGTVDHERLSKMLSLPEELARMYRDDITIIVVQFNSHVVGAYQNQE is encoded by the exons atgtgtgtgtgtcccGGGCCCAGACGAATTG GAATCCCAGTCAGAAGTTCCAGCCTGCCACTGTTCTCTGATGCCATGCCAGCACCAACTCAACTGTTTTTTCCTCTCATCCGTAACTGTGAACTGAGCAGGATCTATGGCACTGCATGTTACTGCCACCACAAACATCTCTGTTGTTCCTCATCGTACATTCCTCAGAGTCGACTGAGATACACACCTCATCCAGCATATGCTACCTTTTGCAGGCCAAAGGAGAACTGGTGGCACTACACCCAAGGAAGGAGATATGCTTCCACACCACAGAAATTTTACCTCACACCTCCACAAGTCAATAGCATCCTTAAAGCTAATGAATACAGTTTCAAAGTGCCAGAATTTGATGGCAAAAATGTCAGTTCTATCCTTGGATTTGACAGCAATCAGCTGCCTGCAAATGCACCCATTGAGGACCGGAGAAGTGCAGCAACCTGCTTGCAGACCAGAGGGATGCTTTTGGGGGTTTTTGATGGCCATGCAGGTTGTGCTTGTTCCCAGGCAGTCAGTGAAAGACTCTTTTATTATATTGCTGTCTCTTTGTTACCCCATGAAACTTTGCTAGAGATTGAAAATGCAGTGGAGAGTGGCCGGGCACTGCTACCCATTCTCCAGTGGCACAAGCACCCCAATGATTACTTTAGTAAGGAGGCATCCAAATTGTACTTTAACAGCTTGAGGACTTACTGGCAAGAGCTTATAGACCTCAACACTGGTGAGTCAACTGACATTGATGTTAAGGAGGCTCTAATTAATGCCTTCAAGAGGCTTGATAATGACATCTCCTTGGAGGCACAAGTTGGTGATCCTAATTCCTTTCTCAACTACCTGGTGCTTCGAGTGGCATTTTCCGGAGCCACTGCTTGTGTGGCCCATGTGGATGGTGTTGACCTTCATGTGGCCAATACTGGCGACAGCAGAGCCATGCTGGGTGTGCAGGAAGAGGACGGCTCATGGTCAGCGCTCACGCTGTCTAATGACCACAATGCTCAAAATGAAAGAGAACTAGAACGGCTGAAATTGGAACATCCAAAGAGTGAGGCCAAGAGTGTCGTGAAACAGGATCGGCTGCTTGGCTTGCTGATGCCATTTAGGGCATTTGGTGATGTAAAGTTCAAATGGAGCATTGACCTTCAAAAGAGAGTGATAGAATCTGGCCCAGACCAGTTGAATGACAATGAATATACCAAGTTTATTCCTCCTAATTATCACACACCTCCTTATCTCACTGCTGAGCCAGAGGTAACTTACCACCGATTAAGGCCACAGGATAAGTTTCTGGTGTTGGCTACTGATGGGTTGTGGGAGACTATGCATAGGCAGGATGTGGTTAGGATTGTGGGTGAGTACCTAACTGGCATGCATCACCAACAGCCAATAGCTGTTGGTGGCTACAAGGTGACTCTGGGACAGATGCACGGCCTTTTAACAGAAAGGAGAACCAAAATGTCCTCGGTATTTGAGGATCAGAACGCAGCAACCCATCTCATTCGCCACGCTGTGGGCAACAACGAGTTTGGGACTGTTGATCATGAGCGCCTCTCTAAAATGCTTAGTCTTCCTGAAGAGCTTGCTCGAATGTACAGAGATGACATTACAATCATTGTAGTTCAGTTCAATTCTCATGTCGTAGGGGCGTATCAAAACCAAGAATAG